A DNA window from Elusimicrobia bacterium HGW-Elusimicrobia-1 contains the following coding sequences:
- a CDS encoding penicillin-binding protein activator LpoB, which produces MRILVFCFAAAMTAVFLSGCRTVPKVQRVGVEEQIDLSGNWNDTDSRMVSEEMIKDALSRAWISNFSSAKGAQPRVIVGSVLNKSHEHINTETFVKDLERELINSGRVSFVASSEQRGEIRQERMEQAEHASIETAKSMGQEHGADFMVKGQINTILDEAGKTQLKYYQVELEMINILTNEKVWIGQKKIKKVVERPNYRP; this is translated from the coding sequence ATGAGGATTCTTGTTTTTTGCTTTGCCGCCGCGATGACTGCGGTATTTCTGTCGGGCTGCCGCACGGTGCCCAAGGTTCAGCGCGTGGGCGTGGAAGAACAGATTGATTTGAGCGGAAACTGGAACGACACGGATTCGCGCATGGTGTCCGAAGAGATGATAAAAGACGCCCTCTCGCGCGCTTGGATAAGCAATTTCTCGTCGGCAAAAGGCGCCCAGCCGCGCGTTATCGTCGGCAGCGTGCTCAATAAAAGCCACGAGCATATCAACACCGAGACATTCGTAAAGGATCTCGAAAGAGAGTTGATAAATTCGGGCAGAGTATCTTTCGTGGCGTCGAGCGAGCAGCGCGGCGAGATAAGACAAGAGCGTATGGAGCAGGCGGAACACGCCTCAATCGAAACCGCCAAAAGTATGGGCCAGGAGCACGGCGCCGACTTTATGGTAAAAGGCCAGATTAACACTATCCTCGACGAGGCCGGAAAGACCCAGCTTAAATATTATCAGGTTGAACTCGAGATGATAAATATACTGACTAACGAGAAAGTTTGGATAGGCCAGAAAAAAATCAAAAAGGTCGTGGAGCGTCCTAATTACAGGCCGTAA
- a CDS encoding DNA modification methylase, translating into MAKHPKKNTGGGIDFDAPFLTSRLITCIGNKRSLLPFINSAVAEVKKRLGKKKLSALDGFAGSGAVARLLKYHASELWVNDMERYSEVLNGCYLSNRSEVDIDYIQNTINSLNARKSDDGGRGFIAKNYAPENDNDIKSGERVFYTSANAGAIDNIKRIIFSEIPGAQRNFFLAPLLVEASIHTNTSGVFKGFHKKSGVGCFGGRGGFALSRIKGGISLEMPVFCGAECPVVVKKTDINKLSASKELPPELDIAYYDPPYNQHPYGSNYFMLNIIASRAASAKIQDGESGIALDWNRSAYNKRGQAAQAMERLIESTRAKYILISYNNEGLIKTDELSGILKKYGSCETMSREYNTYRGSRNLNGRNIKVKEILWILKKR; encoded by the coding sequence ATGGCAAAGCATCCAAAAAAAAATACGGGCGGCGGAATCGATTTCGACGCGCCGTTTTTGACGTCGCGGCTTATAACCTGCATAGGCAACAAACGCTCCCTGCTGCCTTTCATAAACAGCGCCGTGGCTGAGGTAAAAAAACGCCTCGGTAAAAAAAAGTTATCGGCGCTCGACGGTTTCGCCGGCTCGGGCGCGGTCGCGCGGCTGCTGAAATATCACGCATCGGAACTTTGGGTCAATGATATGGAGCGCTACAGTGAAGTCCTCAACGGCTGCTATCTTTCCAACCGCTCCGAGGTCGACATCGACTATATCCAAAACACTATTAACTCTCTAAACGCAAGAAAGTCCGACGACGGCGGCCGCGGATTCATCGCCAAAAATTACGCCCCCGAAAACGACAACGACATAAAATCGGGAGAAAGGGTATTTTACACAAGCGCAAACGCCGGGGCCATAGACAACATCAAGCGGATTATTTTTAGCGAAATCCCGGGCGCGCAAAGGAATTTTTTTTTGGCGCCTCTTCTGGTCGAAGCGTCGATTCACACCAATACTTCGGGGGTATTCAAGGGATTCCACAAAAAATCCGGAGTGGGCTGTTTCGGCGGAAGAGGCGGCTTCGCTCTTTCAAGAATCAAAGGCGGGATATCGCTTGAAATGCCGGTCTTCTGCGGCGCCGAATGTCCCGTCGTCGTAAAAAAAACCGACATCAACAAACTATCGGCATCGAAAGAACTTCCGCCGGAGCTGGATATAGCGTACTACGACCCGCCGTACAATCAGCATCCATACGGCTCGAATTATTTTATGCTTAATATAATAGCGTCCCGCGCGGCTTCCGCAAAAATCCAGGACGGTGAAAGCGGTATCGCGCTGGATTGGAACCGTTCCGCGTACAACAAGCGCGGACAGGCGGCGCAAGCCATGGAACGTCTTATTGAATCCACGCGAGCCAAATATATTTTGATTTCCTACAATAACGAGGGCCTGATAAAAACCGATGAACTGTCGGGAATTTTAAAAAAATACGGAAGCTGTGAAACAATGAGCCGCGAATATAATACTTACAGGGGATCAAGAAATCTGAACGGCCGCAATATAAAGGTAAAAGAGATTCTTTGGATTCTTAAGAAACGATAA